The following proteins come from a genomic window of Leptolyngbya iicbica LK:
- a CDS encoding glucokinase: MRYLLAGDIGGTKTILRLVGADAAHLQTCYEREYVSKDFPDLVPMVETFLATAQEQGADFGKPTRACFAIAGPVVNNASKLTNLTWNLDGDRLARDLELEATELINDFAAIGYGVLGLEPDDLHTLQAGTPDDQAPIAIIGAGTGLGQGFLIKQGEMFRVFPSEGGHADFAPRSELEFQLLKYLLDKHQITRVSAERVVSGQGVVAIYQFLRDRGIAHGTAELAEVVETWEREAGQTKTVDPAAAISQAAQQGTDSLAVQTMNLFVGAYGAEAGNLALKLLPYGGLYVAGGIAAKNLSLMTAGSFLDAFIHKGRVSKLLEAVPVHIVLNPQVGLIGAARRAAGL; this comes from the coding sequence ATGAGGTACCTCCTGGCGGGAGACATTGGCGGCACCAAAACCATTTTGCGGTTGGTAGGGGCGGATGCTGCCCACTTACAAACCTGCTATGAACGGGAATATGTCTCGAAGGACTTTCCTGATTTGGTGCCAATGGTGGAAACCTTTTTGGCGACCGCCCAGGAACAGGGGGCAGACTTTGGTAAACCCACTCGGGCCTGCTTTGCGATCGCGGGGCCGGTGGTTAACAATGCCTCGAAGCTCACTAACCTGACGTGGAATCTGGATGGCGATCGCCTCGCTCGCGACCTGGAACTTGAGGCCACGGAACTCATCAACGATTTTGCCGCGATCGGGTATGGCGTGTTGGGCCTTGAGCCGGATGATCTGCATACCCTGCAAGCGGGCACCCCAGACGACCAGGCACCGATCGCCATCATTGGGGCGGGCACGGGCTTAGGCCAAGGCTTTCTGATTAAACAGGGTGAGATGTTTCGGGTCTTTCCGTCCGAAGGGGGGCACGCGGACTTTGCCCCCCGCTCCGAGCTGGAATTTCAGCTGTTGAAATATTTGCTGGACAAACACCAGATCACGCGAGTGTCTGCCGAACGGGTGGTGTCGGGGCAGGGGGTCGTGGCGATTTACCAGTTTTTGCGCGATCGCGGCATCGCCCACGGCACGGCAGAACTCGCCGAAGTGGTCGAAACCTGGGAAAGAGAAGCGGGTCAGACCAAAACCGTAGATCCGGCGGCGGCGATTTCCCAAGCGGCGCAGCAGGGCACCGATAGCCTAGCGGTGCAAACCATGAATTTGTTTGTGGGGGCCTACGGTGCAGAAGCGGGAAATCTGGCCCTTAAGCTGTTGCCCTATGGCGGGTTGTACGTCGCCGGGGGCATCGCCGCCAAAAATTTGTCGCTGATGACGGCGGGCAGTTTTCTCGATGCGTTCATTCATAAAGGGCGGGTCAGCAAGCTGCTAGAGGCGGTGCCCGTACACATTGTCCTCAATCCCCAGGTGGGGCTGATTGGCGCGGCCCGGCGGGCTGCCGGACTGTAG
- the glcD gene encoding glycolate oxidase subunit GlcD, translated as MVAQLTAPTTQRDWQPIIRALEKAVGKNQVVRRKEELLVYECDGLASYRQRPPVVVLPRTTEQVAAAIKVCHQFEVPFVPRGAGTGLSGGALPVEDAVLIVTATMRQILDIDYDNQRVVVQPGVINNWVTEAVSGAGFYYAPDPSSQSVCSVGGNVAENSGGVHCLKYGVTTNHILGVKLVLPDGEIVDVGGAVGEQPGYDLVGLIVGSEGTLGIVTEITLRILKAPETINVLLADFTSVEAAGATVSDVISAGIIPAGMEMMDNFSLNAVEDVVKTDCYPRDAEAILLIEIDGLPAEVAASRDRITAICQQNGARNVTIAADPVDRLRLWKGRKAAFAAMGKLSPDYYVQDGVIPRTQLPYVLQEIAALGEKHGYRVANVFHAGDGNLHPLILFDNKVPGQLEAVEELGGDILKLCVKVGGSISGEHGIGADKRCYMPDMFSPADLETMCWVRASWNPQGLANPTKMFPTPRTCGEAARSPLSPGLENVERF; from the coding sequence ATGGTTGCTCAACTCACTGCCCCGACCACCCAGCGCGACTGGCAACCCATCATTCGCGCCCTCGAAAAAGCCGTCGGCAAAAACCAGGTCGTGCGCCGCAAAGAAGAGTTGTTGGTATACGAATGTGACGGCCTCGCCAGCTATCGCCAGCGGCCCCCGGTAGTTGTGTTGCCCCGCACCACAGAGCAAGTCGCCGCCGCCATCAAGGTTTGTCACCAGTTTGAGGTGCCCTTTGTGCCTCGGGGGGCAGGCACGGGCTTATCTGGTGGGGCGCTGCCCGTTGAGGATGCGGTGCTGATCGTCACCGCCACGATGCGGCAAATTTTGGACATTGACTATGACAACCAGCGAGTCGTCGTGCAGCCGGGAGTCATTAATAACTGGGTCACCGAGGCCGTCAGCGGTGCCGGATTTTATTATGCGCCCGACCCTTCGAGCCAGAGTGTGTGTAGCGTGGGCGGCAATGTGGCCGAAAATTCCGGCGGCGTCCACTGCTTGAAATATGGCGTGACGACTAACCACATTCTCGGCGTGAAGCTGGTGCTGCCGGATGGCGAAATTGTGGACGTCGGTGGTGCCGTGGGCGAGCAACCCGGTTACGACCTGGTGGGGTTGATTGTCGGTTCTGAAGGCACCCTGGGCATCGTCACAGAAATCACCCTGCGGATTCTCAAAGCGCCGGAAACGATTAATGTGCTGCTGGCAGACTTCACCAGCGTAGAAGCGGCGGGGGCCACCGTTTCTGACGTCATCAGTGCGGGCATCATTCCTGCTGGGATGGAAATGATGGATAACTTTAGCCTCAACGCCGTGGAAGACGTGGTGAAAACGGACTGTTATCCCCGTGATGCCGAGGCGATTTTGCTGATCGAAATCGATGGCTTGCCTGCGGAGGTCGCTGCGAGCCGCGATCGCATCACCGCCATTTGCCAACAAAACGGTGCGCGCAACGTGACCATTGCTGCCGACCCGGTCGACCGTCTGCGCCTCTGGAAAGGTCGCAAAGCCGCTTTTGCCGCCATGGGTAAACTCAGCCCCGATTACTACGTGCAAGACGGCGTGATTCCGCGCACGCAGTTGCCCTATGTGTTGCAGGAAATTGCTGCCCTGGGCGAAAAGCATGGCTACCGCGTCGCCAACGTGTTTCACGCTGGGGATGGCAACCTACATCCCCTCATCCTCTTTGACAACAAAGTGCCTGGCCAGTTAGAAGCCGTGGAAGAACTGGGCGGCGACATTCTCAAGTTGTGCGTCAAAGTGGGCGGCAGCATCTCCGGTGAGCACGGCATTGGGGCCGATAAGCGTTGCTACATGCCGGATATGTTTTCCCCTGCCGACCTGGAAACCATGTGCTGGGTCCGCGCCAGTTGGAATCCTCAAGGGCTGGCGAATCCCACCAAGATGTTTCCCACCCCTCGTACCTGTGGCGAAGCCGCGCGATCGCCTCTATCCCCTGGATTAGAAAACGTCGAGCGGTTTTAG